In Physeter macrocephalus isolate SW-GA chromosome 2, ASM283717v5, whole genome shotgun sequence, a single window of DNA contains:
- the CILP2 gene encoding cartilage intermediate layer protein 2, with protein sequence MASLQILLCLCVAAAHLAGTRGTTTPEEPMVTAWGLEGSLLHPGQPLPALEDWEEASEWTSWFNVDHPGGDGDFESLAAIRFYYGPARVCPRPLALEARTTDWALPSEVGERVHLNPTRGFWCLNREQPRGRRCSNYHVRFRCPLEATWGTWGPWGPCSGSCGPGRRLRRRRCPSPAADACPGRPLEAQKCVRPPCPGCGPNTCGCPDHILLGSVVTPSGRPLPGARVSLRDWPGTMATGRAHGTFWVPGVCASSRANVSAQMDGFSAGMAQAQANSSISAGVTVVLNKLEKPYLVKHPESRVREAGQNVTFCCKALGTPKPKKYSWFHNGTLLDRRTHRYGTHLELHGLHPDQAGTYHCKAWNDAGAVRSGTAQLTVLAPGQPACDPQPREHLIKLPDDCGQPGSGPIYLDVGLCPDALCPGPAGSSPRCGAAGTRCCSVRRLESRKIHCSGYVLPVKIVAECGCQKCLPPRGLIRGRVVAAESREPLRFARILLGREPIGFTSYQGDFTIEVAPSTQRLVVTFVDPSGQFVDTVRVLPFDPRGAGVYHEVKAMRKKAPVILDASQSNTISLGELKDEPPLGELVIPPRAFRRADGEPYTGAVEARVTFVDPRNVTSAAAAPSDLRFVDSNGELAPLRTYGMFSVDLRAAGSTEQLQTGPVAVRVAANQIRMAGHAEALKLWSLNPDTGLWEEESGFQRERSASSRVRREERVFLVGNVEIRERRLFNLDVPERRRCFVKVRAYANDKFNPNEQVEGVVVTLVNLEPAPGFSANPRAWGRFDSAVTGPNGACLPAFCDADRPDAYTALVTATLGGEELEPAPSRPRPLPATVGVAQPYLDKLGYRRTDHEDPSLKRNGFRINLAKPRPGDPAEANGPVYPWRNLRECQEAPVTASHFRFARVEVEKYEYNVVPFREGAPASWTGDLLAWWPNPQEFRACFLKVKIQGPQEYMVRSHNSGGSHPRTQGRLYGLRDDRSVRDPQHPSTSAACVEFKCSGMLFDQRQVDRTLVTIVPQGSCRRVAVNGLLQDYLTRHPPAAPADDLAGFSMLAPLDPLGHNYGVYTVTDQSPRLAKEIAIGRCFDGSSDGFSREMKADAGTAVTFQCQEIPEGRLSLFQRLLESPSAALGDIRREMGEVGRAQARASGPPRTRRGRVQQ encoded by the exons ATGGCGTCACTGCAGATACTGCTGTGCCTCTGTGTCGCCGCCGCGCACCTGGCGGGGACCCGAG GCACCACCACCCCTGAGGAGCCCATGGTGACTGCGTGGGGCCTTGAGGGTTCATTGCTGCACCCTGGCCAGCCCTTGCCAGCCCTGGAGGATTGGGAAG AGGCCAGCGAGTGGACGTCCTGGTTCAACGTCGACCACCCGGGAGGCGACGGTGACTTCGAAAGCCTGGCTGCGATCCGCTTCTATTACGGGCCGGCGCGCGTGTGCCCGCGGCCGCTGGCGCTGGAGGCGCGCACCACAGACTGGGCCCTGCCGTCAGAGGTCGGCGAGCGCGTACACCTGAATCCCACGCGAGGTTTCTGGTGCCTCAACCGCGAGCAGCCCCGAGGCCGCCGCTGCTCCAACTACCACGTGCGCTTCCGCTGCCCGCTTG agGCCACGTGGGGTACGTGGGGCCCGTGGGGTCCTTGTTCGGGGAGCTGCGGGCCAGGCCGTCGCTtgcgccgccgccgctgcccaAGCCCCGCCGCGGATGCGTGTCCTGGGCGTCCCCTTGAGGCGCAGAAGTGTGTGAGGCCTCCATG ccccgggtgTGGTCCCAACACCTGTGGGTGCCCTGACCACATCCTTCTGGGCTCGGTGGTCACCCCGTCTGGGCGTCCGCTGCCAGGAGCCAGGGTCTCCTTGCGAGACTGGCCTGGCACCATGGCTACTGGCCGCGCCCACGGAACCTTCTGGGTGCCTGGAGTCTGTGCCAGCAGCCGAGCCAATGTCAGTGCCCAAATGGATGGCTTCTCTGCAGGCatggcccaggcccaggccaacAGCTCCATCTCTGCTGGGGTCACTGTTGTCCTTAATAAGTTGG AGAAGCCCTACCTGGTGAAGCACCCTGAGTCCCGAGTTCGAGAGGCTGGCCAGAATGTGACCTTCTGCTGCAAAGCCTTGGGCACCCCCAAGCCCAAGAAATACTCCTG GTTCCACAACGGGACCCTGCTGGACAGGCGAACGCACAGGTACGGGACCCACCTGGAGCTGCATGGGCTTCACCCAGACCAGGCAGGCACCTATCACTGCAAAGCGTGGAATGATGCCGGGGCCGTGCGATCGGGCACTGCCCAACTCACCGTGCTTG CCCCAGGCCAGCCAGCCTGTGACCCCCAGCCCCGAGAACACCTGATCAAGCTTCCAGACGACTGTGGTCAGCCAGGCAGCGGCCCCATCTACCTGGACGTAGGCCTTTGCCCTGACGCCCTCTGCCCCGGCCCTGCAGGCTCGAGCCCCCGATGTGGGGCTGCAGGCACCCGCTGCTGCTCCGTGCGCCGGCTGGAGAGCAGGAAGATCCACTGCTCTGGCTACGTCCTCCCAGTCAAGATAGTGGCTGAATGTGGCTGCCAGAAATGTCTGCCCCCTCGGGGGCTGATCCGGGGACGTGTGGTGGCCGCTGAGTCTAGGGAGCCCTTGCGCTTTGCTCGGATCCTCCTGGGCCGGGAGCCCATTGGCTTCACATCCTACCAGGGTGACTTCACCATTGAGGTGGCACCTTCCACTCAGCGGCTGGTGGTTACTTTCGTGGACCCCAGTGGCCAGTTCGTGGACACTGTCAGGGTCCTGCCTTTTGACCCTCGAGGTGCGGGCGTGTACCATGAGGTCAAGGCCATGCGCAAGAAAGCCCCTGTCATCTTAGATGCCAGCCAGAGCAACACGATATCCCTCGGGGAGCTGAAGGACGAACCCCCCTTAGGCGAGCTGGTCATCCCGCCGAGAGCCTTCCGCAGAGCTGATGGTGAACCCTACACAGGGGCTGTGGAGGCCCGGGTGACATTCGTGGACCCCCGAAATGTCACCTCGGCGGCCGCCGCCCCCAGTGACCTGCGATTTGTGGACAGTAACGGGGAGTTGGCCCCACTGCGCACCTACGGCATGTTCTCGGTGGACCTCCGTGCCGCCGGCTCCACAGAGCAGCTGCAGACCGGGCCGGTGGCCGTGCGTGTGGCCGCCAACCAGATCCGAATGGCCGGCCACGCGGAGGCCCTGAAGCTGTGGTCGCTGAACCCTGACACGGGCCTGTGGGAAGAGGAGAGCGGCTTCCAGCGTGAGAGGTCGGCGTCCTCACGGGTCCGCCGGGAGGAGCGGGTCTTCCTGGTGGGCAACGTGGAGATCCGGGAGCGGCGTCTGTTCAACCTGGACGTGCCTGAGCGCCGCCGCTGCTTCGTGAAGGTGCGCGCCTACGCCAACGACAAGTTCAACCCCAACGAGCAGGTGGAGGGCGTGGTGGTCACGCTGGTCAACCTGGAGCCTGCCCCCGGCTTCTCGGCCAACCCCCGCGCCTGGGGCCGCTTCGACAGCGCCGTCACTGGCCCCAACGGGGCCTGCCTCCCCGCCTTCTGCGACGCCGACCGGCCGGACGCCTACACCGCCCTGGTCACGGCCACCCTGGGCGGGGAGGAGCTGGAGCCCGccccctcccggccccgcccGCTCCCGGCCACGGTGGGCGTGGCCCAGCCCTACCTGGACAAGCTGGGTTACCGCCGCACCGACCACGAGGACCCCTCCCTCAAACGCAATGGCTTCCGCATCAACCTCGCCAAACCCAGGCCCGGCGACCCCGCCGAGGCCAACGGCCCCGTGTACCCGTGGCGCAACCTGCGGGAGTGCCAGGAGGCCCCGGTGACCGCCAGCCACTTCCGCTTTGCTCGCGTGGAGGTGGAAAAATACGAGTATAACGTGGTCCCCTTCCGCGAGGGCGCGCCGGCCTCCTGGACTGGAGATCTCCTGGCCTGGTGGCCCAACCCGCAGGAGTTCAGGGCCTGCTTCCTCAAAGTGAAGATCCAGGGCCCCCAGGAATACATGGTCCGCTCCCACAATTCGGGGGGCAGCCACCCTCGGACCCAGGGCCGGCTCTACGGTCTGCGGGATGACCGGAGCGTCCGAGATCCCCAGCACCCTAGCACATCTGCCGCCTGCGTGGAGTTCAAGTGCAGCGGGATGCTGTTCGACCAGCGTCAGGTGGACAGGACGCTGGTGACCATCGTGCCCCAGGGCAGCTGCCGGCGCGTGGCGGTCAACGGACTCCTGCAGGATTACTTGACCCGGCACCCCCCTGCTGCACCCGCTGATGACCTGGCAGGCTTCTCCATGCTGGCCCCGCTGGACCCTCTGGGTCACAACTATGGTGTCTATACAGTCACTGACCAGAGCCCAAGGCTGGCCAAGGAGATTGCCATCGGCCGCTGCTTCGATGGCTCCTCTGATGGCTTCTCCAGGGAGATGAAGGCCGATGCTGGCACAGCCGTCACCTTTCAGTGCCAGGAGATACCAGAGGGCCGGCTGAGCCTCTTCCAGAGGCTGCTGGAGTCCCCGTCGGCAGCTCTTGGTGACATCCGCAGGGAGATGGGCGAGGTGGGCCGGGCACAGGCGCGAGCCTCAGGGCCCCCCCGCACCCGCCGTGGCAGGGTCCAGCAGTGA